ATTCCCGATCGACCTGGGTGGTCTGGAGAAAATCTGACCAACTATATTTTGAAGAACTAATGCGGATTACCTCGGGAAAATATAATTAAAACAGGCTATATCAAATGGGGATTTTCACGAATGATGCCAAATAATAATTAGAAGCATTGTCGTGATAACAAAAAATGAGGCTGTCTAAAAAGGTCTCTTAAAGAAAGAACCCCGTCATTAAAAAATGGCGGGGTTTTTCTGTTTTTTTGTCCTTAAGATTTTGTATCTTAAGGTGCACCCAAAAAAACAATATGGCAAACATACAATTCAAAGCGCTTCCATCCAATAGTCCGAGTCTATTTCCTGAGAATATTTTAGATCGTATTCCAATGAATCATCCGGTTCGTTTGGTGAGTCAGGTTGTTGATCAGTTGGATCTTGAACCTATTATCCGTCAGTATAAAGGCGGAGGCACCACTAGTTTTCACCCTAGAATGCTCATTAAGGTGCTGTTCTACGCCTATTTAAGCAATATCTATTCTTGCCGAAAAATCGAGCAGGCCCTTCACGAGAACATCCATTTCATGTGGCTTTCAGGGAACAGTACACCTGATTATCGTACGATCAATTATTTCAGAGGAAAGCGTCTTAAAGGACAGATACAAGAGCTGTTTGCCAGTATCGTTCGTATGCTACATGATATGGAGTATGTTAGCTTGAAAGTTCAATATGTAGATGGTACCAAGATCGAGTCTGTCGCTGGTCGTTATACGTTCGTTTGGAAGAAATCGGTCGAGAAGAATAAGGTAAAGTTAGAAGCAAACATTGCTTCGGTTCTTTCGGAAATCGAGGCTCAGATCGCCCAAGACCAATCTTCATTAGGTAATCAAGAAGTTAGCAAGGCCATCGATAGCAGTCAGTTGAAGGAAAAGATCGAAGCGATCAATGCCAAGTTCAAAGGAGCCAATAAATCTACTGATAAGCAACTTAAGAAACTTGAAGAGGACTATTTACCTCGACTAGAGAAATATGAAGAGCAACTGGAAGTACTGGGAGATCGCAATAGTTATAGCAAGACCGATACCGATGCTGTGTTTATGCGGATGAAAGAGGACCACATGAAGAATGGCCAGCTTAAGCCAGCCTATAATGCCCAAATCAGCACCGAAGATCAGTTCATCACCCATTACAGCATCCATCAAACAACTGCCGACACCACAACCCTGCCGGAACATTTGGAAGGCTTTGAGTGCCATTACGGAAAACAAAGCGAACAGCTTGTAGCAGACGCGGGTTATGGTAGCGAGCAGAACTATGAATTGATGGAAAAACAGGGCATAACTGCCTTTGTCAAGTACAATTACTTTCATGTGGAACAGAAGCGCAAGCATAAACAGGATCCTTTCTCGGTACAGAATCTGTATTACAACCAGCAAGATGACTATTATGTATGTCCCGCAGGACAGAAGCTCAGCTTTATCGGTCATGCAACCAGAGTTAGTGCCAACGGATACACAGCCCAGGTCAGCTGTTATCAGGCTCAGCGATGCGAAGGCTGCCCGATGCGCAGTGGGTGTCATAAAGCTAAAGGCGATCGGCTCATTGAAGTGAACCATAGACTCAATCAGCTCAAGGATAAAGCCCGGGAAAGGCTGGTATCGGAAGAGGGAATGTACCATCGAAGCAAGCGCCCCATAGAAGTGGAATCCGTTTTCGGTCAGATGAAAAGCAACAACAGGTTTACCCGGTTCACAATGAAAGGACTGGAGAAAGTCGCTGTGGAGTTCGGATTGATGGCCATTGCCCATAACCTCAGAAAATGGGCGAAAAAGTGGGCAAACGATGTCTTCTTTGGGAATGGTTATAGCGATAAAACACTATATACAATAAAAATTCGAGTCAGGAGCGTTAAAACCATAAAATATCGACTTACTGCTTAAAACTCAAAAATGAAAACAGTAATGAAATCGCAAAAGCTATAAAACAGAAGAAGGTGCCTTTTTAGACACCTTCATTTTTTGTGTTATTTCAATGCCCCAAAACAACAATCGAAATTTAATTCTGATTTGAAATCTTAACTTCAATTGTGTCACTGCTTCATGACTCGAAAAGCCACCTTTTACTATAATATTTTAATGCTGATTAAAACTTCTCGAATTGGTTGAAGAAGAAGTTTCCTTCTATTTCTGCATTTTCGTCAGAGTCTGAACCGTGAACCGCATTAGCATCGATAGATTTCGCATATTTATTACGGATGGTACCTTCAGCAGCTTTTGCTGGATCGGTAGCACCGATTAATGTACGGAAATCTTCAACAGCGTTTTCTTTCTCTAAGATAGCAGCTACAATAGGACCTGAAGTCATGAAGCTTACCAAATCACCGTAAAAAGGGCGTTCTTTGTGTACTGCGTAGAAATTTCCAGCAGAAGTTTCTGTTAAGTGAATGTATTTCATTGCTACGATTTTGAAACCGCCAGCAATAATGTCATTTAAGATAGCACCAATGTGACCATTTGCAACTGCATCTGGTTTAATCATTGTGAATGTTCTGTTTGTAGCCATTTTACTCTAAAAATTTTTTGCAAAGTTACGCTTTCCCCACAATAATTAAACTGTAATGCTGTTAAAAGTCCCTCTTTTTTTCTGAAAGTGTCTGTTTTTAAAGCGGATTGCTATGGATGAAGAGAGAGGGCATATCCTCAATACTAAGTAGGAATCTAAATATTCAAAGACTGATTTGCTGCTTTTTATCGGTTTAAACCCCAGTTTTAATGTATTTTGGCAAGTTATTTGTTTAAACAGTGGAAACATTGCTACACAAAGTTTATAAATCACAAACACTTTAATTAATATGAAAAAAATCATTTTGCCTATTTTAATGTCATTCGGATTCCTTTTTGCTTTTACGGGGGCACAGGCACAGACGCCTTATCGTACCGCATTAGGCTTAGGTATTGACGCTGGAGATGGACAAACGTTGTTTGGTCCGCAGATCAAACACAGTTTTGGAGGTTACAATGCCGGTAATGCACAGCTATTGTTCGGTGATCATATCACGGTTTTGGGCGTTGATTATTCTTACAATCAGCGTATTTCGGGTGCTAGGGGCCTATCATGGTATATTGGCGTTGGTCCACAATTATCGTTCATCGATCATGGGAAATGGGATGATGATTGGTTTGACGACGATGATCGTTGGGATGCAGACAATCACGTAGACGTGGCGATCCGCCCGGCAGTAGGTTTGGAATTCAGAATTCCTTCAACACCATTAGCCATGCATTTTGATTGGAAGCCTTGGTGGAATCTTTCGCACAGCTCACATTTTGAGCCAGGAAGATTTTCATTAGGATTCAAGTTCGTGCTGAAGTAGACAATAGAATTATAGTTCAAGATATTGTTTAGTAGACGCTAAACCGTAACTTTGTAGTATGTCGAAGAACCTGCAAGTGACCATAGATAAAGATTCCGGCTTTTGTTTCGGAGTTGTGTATGCCATTGATATGGCAGAAGAGATTCTGGATGAAGAGGGCTATCTTTATTGTTTGGGAGATATTGTGCACAATGATGAGGAAGTCGCTAGGCTAAAAGCCAAAGGACTTCGCATTATTTCACATGACGACTTGCAGACGCTTCACAATGAAAAGGTGCTGATCCGTGCTCACGGAGAGGCGCCTGAAACCTATCGCATCGCGCTGGAAAACAATATTACGCTGATTGATGCCTCATGCCCGGTGGTGTTGAAACTTCAAAACCGTATCAAAACCTCCCATGATGACCAGGAGAAAATCCTGATCTTCGGAAAGCATGGCCATGCTGAAGTGATCGGCTTGCAAGGGCAGACGAACAATGAGGCTATTGTATTTCAGGATATCGAGGAGCTCGATAATGTGGAATTACCGGCTAAATTCACCTTGTATAGCCAGACAACCAAGTCGGTAGATCGTTTCTATCAGATCAAAGATGAACTATTGCGTCGCGGTTATGAGGTGAAAGCAAATGATACAATCTGTCGCCAGGTCTCCAATCGCTATGAAGATCTAGGTAATTTTGCTGAGCAATACGATAAGATCATCTTTGTGTCAGGTAAAAAATCATCTAATGGTAAAGTCTTGTTTGAAGTTTGTAAACAAGTCAACCCGGAAACCCACTTTATTTCCGATCCGGCTGAGTTGGAAAGCAGTTTATTTGCTGACAATGAAACTGTAGGTATCTGTGGAGCTACATCGACTCCGATGTGGTTGATGAAGAAAGTGAAAGAGACTATTGAGTCTTATTAATCGTCATCTTATTTTAATATTCTATAGCAGGGCCTCTTTTGCTATAATTAATAGTTATTTTTGCTCTTCATATGAGGAATAAAGCTAAAAAGGGGGTGCTGTTAGTGCAATTGGGGACGCCTGACTCACCTGCTAAAAGTGATGTTAAACGATATTTAACACAATTTTTGATGGATCCGCGTGTTATGGATATTCCCTATAT
The DNA window shown above is from Sphingobacterium hotanense and carries:
- a CDS encoding nucleoside-diphosphate kinase, translated to MATNRTFTMIKPDAVANGHIGAILNDIIAGGFKIVAMKYIHLTETSAGNFYAVHKERPFYGDLVSFMTSGPIVAAILEKENAVEDFRTLIGATDPAKAAEGTIRNKYAKSIDANAVHGSDSDENAEIEGNFFFNQFEKF
- a CDS encoding 4-hydroxy-3-methylbut-2-enyl diphosphate reductase, giving the protein MSKNLQVTIDKDSGFCFGVVYAIDMAEEILDEEGYLYCLGDIVHNDEEVARLKAKGLRIISHDDLQTLHNEKVLIRAHGEAPETYRIALENNITLIDASCPVVLKLQNRIKTSHDDQEKILIFGKHGHAEVIGLQGQTNNEAIVFQDIEELDNVELPAKFTLYSQTTKSVDRFYQIKDELLRRGYEVKANDTICRQVSNRYEDLGNFAEQYDKIIFVSGKKSSNGKVLFEVCKQVNPETHFISDPAELESSLFADNETVGICGATSTPMWLMKKVKETIESY